The Corythoichthys intestinalis isolate RoL2023-P3 chromosome 1, ASM3026506v1, whole genome shotgun sequence genome has a segment encoding these proteins:
- the efcab2 gene encoding dynein regulatory complex protein 8, translating to MAEKAHIAELEKKIRAAFEAFDYQSNGTVDVREIGTIIYSLGRFPTQADLHNFIAEVEEDQTGYIHLDRFLPAMTRILVEHKFPPISEDVLLQAFEVLDEEKKGFLDPDDLSQYLMEEGEVFTQEEMDEMLTALTDHETNLIYSKDLLNHLIMDPEV from the exons ATGGCGGAGAAAGCGCATATTGCAG AGcttgaaaaaaagattcgagccGCCTTTGAAGCATTTGATTACCAGTCAAATGGCACCGTGGATGTCCG CGAAATTGGCACCATCATCTATTCTCTGGGTCGCTTCCCCACTCAGGCAGATCTTCACAACTTCATAGCTGAG GTGGAAGAGGACCAAACAGGATACATCCATCTGGACCGCTTCCTCCCCGCCATGACCAGAATTCTAGTGGAACACAA GTTCCCTCCCATCTCAGAGGATGTTCTGCTTCAAGCGTTTGAG GTTCTTGACGAGGAAAAGAAAGGCTTCTTGGACCCAGATGATCTGTCGCAGTACTTGATGGAGGAAG GCGAGGTCTTTACGCAGGAGGAGATGGACGAAATGCTGACAGCCCTAACAGACCATGAGACCAACCTGATTTACAGCAAAGACTTACTCAACCATCTCATCATGGACCCTGAAGTGTAa